The DNA segment TGTGACTAAAGTGATATTGTGTAAATGCAGGTGCATTGCTGTCGGATTTCATCCATTGGTAGATTGCGAAGAAGATACTTCTCAAATGAAACTAAAACACGAAGTCAAGTCTTTACATGGCGTATTTCTGAAATACGGGGTGGTAAGTCAAGATTTTAATGCTACGACTCCATTTCTTCAGCAACTTTTCAGAGCAAACAACCTGATGAATACCTTAATACCAGATACCACTTTCGTCTGCAAAATCTGCTTTCTATATAAAATTTAATAACCTAGGGCTTTGGTCTAGTGGTAATAGCCCAACATGTGATGTGTGTTTTAGGCGTACATCACGGGTTCAAACCCAACCACAGTCAAAAGGGTAGAGGGGCCAGCTCATTATCGGCCGAGTCTCGAACCTTGCGCAACTAGCCTTCGAGAATTTCTCGGTTATCAAGAAAATATTTGAGTAACATATGATGTTCCTGTTTTGCTTTTTCTTGTTTAGGATGCATATATAAGTGGGCAGGCTTGTGCTGACAATGTTGAGGAAAGACCTATTGCAAATTCCGAAAATGGAACTGCCAGATATAAAGGACCTTTGCTGACTAA comes from the Lycium barbarum isolate Lr01 unplaced genomic scaffold, ASM1917538v2 unchr_scaffold_68, whole genome shotgun sequence genome and includes:
- the LOC132625757 gene encoding uncharacterized protein LOC132625757 produces the protein MKLKHEVKSLHGVFLKYGVDAYISGQACADNVEERPIANSENGTARYKGPLLTKMNQNLPCSMEKVNGFLLHKVSALEIVSYLVTLEGDVVQKIFLHQRGKDIM